One window from the genome of Candidatus Baltobacteraceae bacterium encodes:
- a CDS encoding polysaccharide deacetylase family protein encodes MTSRRWILTAIAVLVALAGLGTWRLFVHSTHLQPALITPKMNAQEAIAPSFATRVRRVLHEHAADNRADRPKLIALTFDDGPYPVMTPLLLDELARLHAKATFFLIGRDAEQWPELARRVEAGGNEIADHTYTHPNLDQETPDQVREEILKGRDVLDALVRDPAIDVLFRPPHGRYTVATIEVAQRLGYRTVLWTDDAGDWRTLTAAQLASHLEAHATAPEIVLLHSGKLATIQMLPEVVARFRAAGYRFVTVGELLARVSPKELNHPAKHGV; translated from the coding sequence GTGACCTCACGCCGATGGATCCTAACCGCGATCGCCGTCCTCGTCGCATTGGCCGGACTCGGTACGTGGCGGCTCTTCGTGCATTCAACGCATCTCCAGCCGGCGCTCATCACTCCCAAGATGAACGCACAGGAAGCGATCGCGCCGTCGTTCGCGACGCGCGTTCGCCGCGTGTTGCACGAACACGCGGCCGACAATCGCGCCGACCGCCCCAAACTGATCGCACTGACCTTCGACGACGGCCCGTATCCGGTGATGACGCCGCTACTGCTCGACGAACTCGCGCGCCTGCACGCCAAGGCGACGTTCTTCCTTATCGGCCGCGACGCGGAACAGTGGCCGGAACTAGCCAGGCGGGTCGAGGCCGGGGGCAACGAAATCGCCGACCACACCTACACGCACCCCAACCTCGATCAGGAGACGCCCGATCAGGTTCGCGAGGAGATCCTCAAGGGGCGCGACGTCCTCGATGCGCTCGTCCGCGATCCGGCGATCGACGTGCTCTTCCGTCCGCCGCACGGGCGCTATACCGTCGCGACGATCGAGGTCGCGCAGCGGCTCGGCTACCGGACGGTTTTGTGGACCGACGATGCGGGCGATTGGCGCACGCTGACGGCGGCCCAGCTGGCTTCCCACCTCGAGGCGCATGCCACGGCGCCGGAGATCGTGCTCCTGCACAGCGGCAAGCTCGCGACGATTCAGATGCTGCCGGAGGTCGTGGCGCGATTCCGGGCAGCCGGATATCGTTTCGTGACGGTGGGCGAGCTGCTCGCCCGAGTCAGCCCCAAAGAACTCAACCACCCCGCCAAGCACGGAGTCTAG
- a CDS encoding LCP family protein — MGKHMAPPAEAPVRDGSFLRTIAATIGVALLVLAGVVGGIAMVKHQNPFQVLVQPIAPPPQQVFGKDQLLVLVEGLDYDYNAKDEEYSSQARSDVIWAVNLDFKNDRVYELSIPRDMVATLPNGTQAKINQAQSDGGTREAQAVISKWLGIPGFDRYVIFRANTAKDFINAVGGVNVVVMNSNALQHTGPNGPLDYVDTWGHLYIHLKPGLQHLDGAQAVGYMRFRHDYCGDPCRIMRQQEVLHALVDKLKANKLNTLLHITDLAGAFNKNVTTNFTSAEELSIANAFAGIPKDGIKTAQVPYVSDVVLADGGDAIVPNESERARLVKTMLLDPPQPQPSPAASALAAIAAAQVRVDVENGTDVPGLGKRVAALLKAKGFTIGAVGNAPALGVLTTQFHEHSSITFAASKVRRALGVVASKATVVQDAPVVASPSAAAPPVSDVTVIVGQDVATLLGRQASAQP; from the coding sequence TTGGGTAAGCACATGGCCCCCCCGGCCGAAGCGCCGGTCCGCGACGGCAGTTTCTTGCGCACGATTGCGGCGACCATCGGCGTGGCGCTCTTGGTGCTGGCCGGAGTTGTCGGCGGCATTGCCATGGTAAAGCACCAGAATCCGTTCCAGGTGTTGGTGCAGCCGATCGCACCTCCGCCGCAGCAAGTCTTCGGAAAAGACCAATTGCTCGTGCTCGTCGAGGGGCTCGACTACGACTATAACGCGAAGGACGAAGAGTATTCTTCGCAGGCGCGCAGCGACGTGATTTGGGCGGTCAATCTCGATTTCAAAAACGATCGCGTCTACGAGCTTTCGATTCCGCGCGATATGGTCGCGACGCTGCCGAACGGAACGCAAGCCAAGATCAATCAAGCGCAATCGGACGGCGGCACGCGTGAAGCGCAGGCGGTTATTTCCAAGTGGCTCGGAATCCCCGGCTTCGATCGATACGTGATCTTTCGTGCGAACACGGCTAAGGATTTCATCAACGCCGTGGGCGGCGTGAACGTCGTCGTCATGAACTCGAACGCGCTGCAGCACACGGGACCCAACGGTCCGCTCGATTACGTCGACACGTGGGGGCACCTCTACATCCATCTCAAGCCGGGATTGCAGCATCTCGACGGCGCGCAGGCCGTCGGGTACATGCGGTTTCGTCACGACTACTGCGGAGATCCGTGCCGCATCATGCGTCAACAGGAAGTCCTGCACGCGCTCGTCGACAAACTTAAAGCCAACAAGCTCAATACGCTGCTGCACATCACCGATCTCGCCGGCGCGTTCAATAAGAACGTGACGACGAACTTCACGAGCGCCGAAGAACTCAGCATCGCCAATGCCTTTGCCGGCATCCCGAAAGACGGCATCAAGACGGCTCAAGTGCCGTACGTCTCGGACGTGGTGTTGGCCGACGGCGGCGATGCGATCGTTCCCAATGAAAGCGAGCGCGCGCGACTGGTAAAGACCATGCTGCTCGACCCGCCGCAGCCGCAACCCTCCCCGGCCGCGAGCGCGCTCGCCGCTATCGCGGCCGCCCAAGTGCGCGTCGATGTAGAGAACGGAACGGACGTGCCGGGTCTGGGTAAGCGCGTCGCCGCACTACTGAAGGCGAAGGGCTTTACGATCGGCGCGGTCGGCAATGCCCCGGCTTTAGGCGTGCTGACCACCCAGTTTCACGAACACTCCAGCATCACGTTTGCCGCCTCGAAAGTTCGTCGCGCGCTCGGCGTGGTGGCGAGTAAAGCGACCGTCGTTCAAGACGCGCCGGTCGTCGCATCGCCGAGCGCAGCGGCGCCTCCGGTGAGCGACGTAACGGTCATCGTGGGTCAAGACGTAGCGACGCTGCTCGGGCGGCAAGCTTCGGCCCAACCGTGA
- the rimO gene encoding 30S ribosomal protein S12 methylthiotransferase RimO, translated as MPNKVSFVSLGCAKNLVDTEVMIAKLAEAGWQLEPQSALADTVVINTCAFIDPAKAESTDVIMEHAARKGRDQQLIVAGCLAQRFGEQLQSLVPEIDGVVGTGAYAGIVELLDDARAGHHPVRLQFDAEPEHDFLPRLVTTGRASAYLKIAEGCDHPCTFCIIPQLRGKFRSRSEESILKEARALAAGGTQELILIAQDTSMWGRDRGMRRGGLARLLEELSAVEGIEWIRLLYLYPATVDSELIDAMARLPKVCKYMDMPLQHAHPEVLRAMLRPSNGERYLEIIDEFRERVPGVTMRSTFIVGFPGETQEHVEYLEEWIGRAQLDRVGFFEYSPEEGTPGATLGAQVPAREKRRRLVRLREAQRIASEKARAKRLGQTVRVLVEERRTLRKGDPFRAQLGASQAWFGRSAGEAPGVDGGIYFTGEANVGDFVEVTLDGHGPFDFHGRAVIKERILIG; from the coding sequence TTGCCGAACAAAGTCTCGTTCGTCTCGCTGGGCTGTGCCAAGAACCTCGTCGATACCGAAGTGATGATCGCGAAGCTCGCCGAAGCCGGTTGGCAGCTCGAACCGCAGAGCGCGCTCGCCGATACCGTCGTAATCAACACGTGCGCGTTCATCGATCCCGCCAAGGCCGAATCGACCGATGTCATTATGGAGCACGCCGCGCGCAAAGGGCGCGACCAGCAGCTCATCGTGGCCGGCTGTCTCGCGCAGCGTTTCGGCGAGCAGTTGCAATCGCTCGTGCCGGAGATCGACGGCGTCGTCGGCACCGGAGCGTATGCCGGCATCGTCGAGTTGTTGGACGACGCTCGGGCGGGCCATCATCCGGTTCGCTTGCAGTTCGATGCCGAGCCCGAACACGATTTTCTGCCGCGGCTCGTGACGACCGGGCGAGCGAGCGCGTATCTAAAGATCGCGGAAGGCTGCGACCACCCGTGCACGTTCTGCATCATCCCGCAGCTGCGCGGCAAATTCCGCAGCCGCAGTGAAGAGTCGATTCTCAAAGAAGCGCGCGCCCTGGCCGCCGGCGGGACGCAAGAGCTGATCCTCATCGCGCAAGATACGTCGATGTGGGGGCGCGATCGCGGAATGCGGCGCGGCGGGCTCGCGCGGCTGCTCGAGGAGCTTTCCGCCGTCGAGGGCATCGAGTGGATCCGCCTGCTCTATTTGTACCCGGCCACCGTCGATAGCGAACTGATCGACGCGATGGCGCGCCTGCCGAAGGTCTGTAAGTACATGGACATGCCCTTGCAGCACGCCCATCCCGAGGTGCTGCGCGCGATGCTCCGTCCGAGCAACGGCGAGCGGTATCTCGAGATCATCGACGAGTTCCGCGAGCGCGTTCCGGGCGTGACCATGCGCTCCACGTTTATCGTCGGATTCCCAGGCGAGACCCAGGAACACGTGGAGTATTTAGAAGAGTGGATCGGGCGCGCGCAACTCGATCGAGTCGGCTTTTTTGAGTACAGTCCCGAAGAAGGAACGCCGGGCGCGACGTTAGGTGCACAAGTTCCGGCGCGGGAGAAGCGACGGCGGCTGGTGCGTCTGCGCGAAGCGCAGCGAATCGCATCGGAGAAGGCGCGGGCCAAACGTCTCGGGCAGACGGTTCGAGTGCTTGTCGAGGAGCGGCGAACGCTCCGTAAGGGCGATCCGTTCCGGGCGCAGCTCGGCGCGAGCCAGGCGTGGTTCGGCCGATCGGCCGGCGAGGCGCCGGGTGTCGACGGCGGCATTTATTTCACCGGCGAGGCAAACGTCGGCGATTTTGTCGAGGTGACGCTCGACGGACACGGGCCATTCGATTTCCACGGCCGCGCCGTTATAAAGGAACGCATCCTCATTGGGTAA